From Leptotrichia wadei, one genomic window encodes:
- the typA gene encoding translational GTPase TypA, translated as MNKIKNIAIIAHVDHGKTTLVDALLKQAGTFGEHEKVDERIMDSDDLEKERGITIFSKNASFHYDGYKINIVDTPGHADFGGEVQRILKMVDSVLLLVDAFEGVMPQTKYVLKQALEHGLRPIVVVNKIDRPNSDPDAVVDSVFDLFVDLGANDVQLDFPVVYASAKNGYAKLELEDEDKDMKPLYDEIMKHVDDPEGDVNEPLQMLITNTEYDEYVGKLGTGRIYNGKIEKNQEVTLIKRNGDLVNGKITRIYGYDGLKKVEMEEAFAGDIVTIAGIEKIDIGETVASKENPKPLPLIDIDEPTLAMTFVVNDSPFAGQDGKFVTSRNILERLQKEVNHNVSMRLEMTDSPDAFIVKGRGELQLSILLENMRREGYEVAVSKPEVIFKEKNGQKMEPIELAIIDVADEFVGVVIEKLGLRKGEMVNMNQGSDGYTRLEFKVPSRGLIGFRNEFLTETRGTGILNHSFYEYEPFKGEVTGRRRGVLIAMELGTSLSYSLNNLQPRGILFIGPGVEVYEGMIVGEHSRENDLVVNVCKGKKLTNMRAAGSDDAVKLAPPKEFTLELALEYIENDELVEITPNFIRLRKKYLNANERKKQENKN; from the coding sequence ATGAACAAAATTAAAAATATTGCAATTATTGCGCACGTAGATCACGGGAAGACAACTCTTGTCGATGCTTTATTGAAACAGGCGGGGACATTTGGGGAACATGAAAAAGTAGATGAAAGAATTATGGATAGCGATGATTTGGAGAAGGAAAGAGGGATTACGATCTTTTCTAAAAATGCTTCATTTCATTATGACGGATATAAGATAAATATTGTAGATACTCCAGGGCATGCGGATTTTGGTGGAGAAGTTCAAAGAATCTTGAAAATGGTGGATTCTGTATTGCTTTTGGTGGATGCTTTTGAAGGAGTTATGCCACAGACTAAATATGTGTTAAAACAGGCATTAGAACATGGACTTCGTCCAATTGTGGTTGTTAATAAGATTGACAGGCCAAATTCAGATCCTGATGCTGTTGTGGATTCTGTATTTGATTTGTTTGTGGATTTGGGAGCAAATGATGTTCAGCTTGATTTTCCAGTAGTTTATGCATCGGCTAAAAATGGGTATGCTAAATTGGAATTGGAAGATGAAGATAAGGATATGAAACCGCTTTATGATGAAATTATGAAGCACGTTGATGATCCTGAAGGTGATGTGAATGAACCTTTGCAAATGCTTATTACAAATACAGAATATGATGAATATGTAGGAAAACTAGGAACTGGAAGAATATATAATGGAAAAATTGAAAAAAATCAGGAAGTTACGTTAATCAAGAGAAACGGCGACTTGGTAAATGGAAAAATTACTAGAATTTATGGATATGATGGACTTAAAAAAGTTGAAATGGAAGAAGCGTTTGCAGGAGACATTGTAACAATTGCAGGAATTGAAAAAATTGACATAGGAGAAACTGTGGCAAGCAAGGAAAATCCAAAACCATTGCCGCTAATTGACATTGACGAGCCAACGCTTGCGATGACTTTTGTTGTAAATGATTCGCCATTTGCTGGACAAGACGGGAAATTTGTAACTTCTAGAAATATTTTGGAAAGATTGCAAAAGGAAGTAAATCATAACGTAAGTATGAGACTTGAAATGACAGACTCGCCAGATGCCTTTATTGTAAAAGGAAGAGGAGAACTTCAATTATCTATTTTGCTTGAAAATATGAGAAGGGAAGGCTACGAAGTGGCAGTTTCAAAGCCTGAGGTTATCTTTAAGGAAAAAAATGGACAGAAAATGGAGCCAATCGAACTTGCAATTATTGATGTTGCCGATGAATTTGTAGGAGTTGTAATTGAAAAATTAGGACTTAGAAAAGGTGAAATGGTAAATATGAATCAAGGAAGCGACGGCTACACAAGACTTGAGTTCAAAGTTCCATCACGTGGATTAATCGGATTTAGAAATGAATTTTTGACAGAAACTAGAGGAACAGGAATTTTAAATCATTCTTTCTATGAATATGAACCTTTTAAAGGAGAAGTTACAGGAAGAAGAAGAGGTGTTTTAATCGCAATGGAGCTTGGAACAAGTCTAAGTTACTCATTAAACAACTTGCAGCCACGTGGAATCCTATTTATCGGGCCAGGAGTTGAAGTTTACGAAGGAATGATAGTTGGAGAACATTCAAGAGAAAATGACTTGGTTGTAAACGTATGTAAAGGTAAAAAACTTACAAATATGAGGGCTGCTGGAAGTGATGATGCCGTGAAATTAGCGCCTCCAAAGGAATTTACATTGGAACTGGCACTTGAATATATTGAAAATGATGAATTGGTGGAAATCACACCTAACTTTATCAGACTTAGAAAAAAATATTTGAATGCTAACGAAAGAAAAAAACAAGAAAATAAAAACTAA
- a CDS encoding ABC transporter substrate-binding protein, with protein sequence MKKIMRGVLLFGMLGGMLLSCGNKKGNDSQEQKKDSKVSEKVYKIGLSQIVDHPALNAAKQGFKDALAKAGVKADYDDKIANNDMSNQTLIMQQFAADKKDLVFAITTPTAQAAKNQVGSEIPVVFGSVTDPKSAGLEGISNVTGTSGAAPVTENLKLMRELLPGAKKIGIIYNSSEQNSVSEVNNLKKLAGQYGFTVVEKAVTNGTEMVAAANLIAKDIDIYYAIQDNTVASYFAAILDVFNKSKIPVLATNNVYSNAGGLISQGTTDYNIGYRSGEIAAEILLKGKKPSEIPIETVKNLQIEINKQNMQLLGIKIPDSILKKAKMVETKK encoded by the coding sequence ATGAAAAAAATTATGAGAGGTGTACTGTTATTCGGTATGTTAGGAGGGATGCTTTTGTCTTGCGGGAATAAAAAAGGTAATGATTCTCAAGAGCAAAAAAAGGATTCCAAAGTTAGTGAAAAGGTTTATAAAATTGGGCTGTCGCAAATTGTGGATCATCCAGCATTGAATGCGGCAAAGCAAGGATTTAAGGATGCGCTGGCGAAGGCTGGAGTGAAGGCTGATTATGATGACAAAATTGCAAATAATGATATGAGTAACCAGACTTTGATTATGCAGCAGTTTGCAGCGGATAAAAAGGATCTAGTTTTTGCGATTACTACTCCAACGGCACAGGCGGCTAAAAATCAGGTTGGGAGTGAAATACCAGTTGTATTTGGGTCAGTTACAGATCCTAAAAGTGCAGGACTTGAAGGGATTTCTAATGTTACAGGGACAAGCGGGGCGGCACCAGTTACTGAAAATTTGAAATTAATGAGAGAGTTGTTACCAGGAGCTAAGAAAATAGGGATAATTTATAATTCATCTGAACAAAATTCGGTTTCTGAAGTAAATAATTTGAAAAAGTTAGCGGGGCAATATGGATTTACAGTAGTTGAAAAGGCTGTTACAAATGGTACAGAAATGGTTGCGGCTGCAAATCTTATTGCAAAAGATATTGATATTTACTATGCTATTCAAGATAATACGGTGGCTTCATATTTTGCAGCAATACTTGATGTGTTTAATAAATCAAAAATACCAGTTTTAGCTACAAATAACGTATATTCAAATGCAGGAGGGCTAATTTCCCAAGGAACTACCGACTATAACATTGGTTACCGTTCTGGAGAAATTGCGGCTGAAATTTTATTAAAAGGTAAAAAACCAAGTGAAATCCCAATAGAAACTGTTAAAAATTTACAAATTGAAATTAATAAGCAAAATATGCAATTATTGGGGATAAAAATACCAGACAGCATTTTAAAAAAGGCTAAAATGGTGGAAACTAAAAAATAA